A single Dermacentor albipictus isolate Rhodes 1998 colony chromosome 3, USDA_Dalb.pri_finalv2, whole genome shotgun sequence DNA region contains:
- the LOC135908499 gene encoding thymocyte nuclear protein 1-like isoform X3, with translation MKFSIDDLVECPDMTSCWDGVRNYQARNILRDQMKVGHQCFFYHSNCKTPGIVGIVEVVKEGYPDHTQFDKKGNHYDRLSTTEKPRWFMVDVKFVRKLDRQITLAELKTLHEKHKSQSPKGPLANMALVARSRLSVQPVRKEEWDFILSLEKFSPE, from the exons ATGAAG TTCAGCATTGATGACCTAGTTGAGTGCCCTGACATGACATCATGCTGGGATGGAGTGAGAAACTATCAG GCACGGAACATCTTGCGGGACCAGATGAAGGTCGGCCACCAGTGCTTCTTCTACCACAGCAATTGCAAGACTCCTGGAATAGTTGGCATTGTCGAG GTTGTCAAGGAGGGTTACCCCGACCACACACAATTTGACAAGAAGGGTAATCACTATGACAG ACTTAGCACCACTGAAAAACCGAGGTGGTTCATGGTCGACGTAAAGTTTGTCCGCAAACTGGACCGCCAGATCACTTTGGCTGAACTGAAGACACTTCACGAGAAACATAAGTCTCAAAGTCCCAAGGGTCCTTTGGCAAACATGGCTCTAGTTGCGAGATCACGTCTTTCAGTGCAGCCAGTCAGGAAAG
- the LOC135908499 gene encoding thymocyte nuclear protein 1-like isoform X1, with protein sequence MWMICYNQWLEPQTKDKIERQPDKQASRNTQETDEEVHWLLKSEPESRIENGVDMKFSIDDLVECPDMTSCWDGVRNYQARNILRDQMKVGHQCFFYHSNCKTPGIVGIVEVVKEGYPDHTQFDKKGNHYDRLSTTEKPRWFMVDVKFVRKLDRQITLAELKTLHEKHKSQSPKGPLANMALVARSRLSVQPVRKEEWDFILSLEKFSPE encoded by the exons ATGTGGATGATATGTTACAACCAGTGGTTAGAGCCACAAACAAAAGACAAAATAGAAC gtcAGCCAGATAAACAAGCATCAAGGAATACGCAAGAAACAGATGAAGAGGTTCACTGGCTGCTGAAATCTGAACCAGAAAGTCGGATAGAAAATGGTGTAGACATGAAG TTCAGCATTGATGACCTAGTTGAGTGCCCTGACATGACATCATGCTGGGATGGAGTGAGAAACTATCAG GCACGGAACATCTTGCGGGACCAGATGAAGGTCGGCCACCAGTGCTTCTTCTACCACAGCAATTGCAAGACTCCTGGAATAGTTGGCATTGTCGAG GTTGTCAAGGAGGGTTACCCCGACCACACACAATTTGACAAGAAGGGTAATCACTATGACAG ACTTAGCACCACTGAAAAACCGAGGTGGTTCATGGTCGACGTAAAGTTTGTCCGCAAACTGGACCGCCAGATCACTTTGGCTGAACTGAAGACACTTCACGAGAAACATAAGTCTCAAAGTCCCAAGGGTCCTTTGGCAAACATGGCTCTAGTTGCGAGATCACGTCTTTCAGTGCAGCCAGTCAGGAAAG
- the LOC135908499 gene encoding thymocyte nuclear protein 1-like isoform X2 — protein sequence MPPRKKAKIESAAEKAGQPDKQASRNTQETDEEVHWLLKSEPESRIENGVDMKFSIDDLVECPDMTSCWDGVRNYQARNILRDQMKVGHQCFFYHSNCKTPGIVGIVEVVKEGYPDHTQFDKKGNHYDRLSTTEKPRWFMVDVKFVRKLDRQITLAELKTLHEKHKSQSPKGPLANMALVARSRLSVQPVRKEEWDFILSLEKFSPE from the exons ATGCCTCCACGGAAAAAAGCAAAGATTGAAAGTGCTGCTGAGAAAGCAG gtcAGCCAGATAAACAAGCATCAAGGAATACGCAAGAAACAGATGAAGAGGTTCACTGGCTGCTGAAATCTGAACCAGAAAGTCGGATAGAAAATGGTGTAGACATGAAG TTCAGCATTGATGACCTAGTTGAGTGCCCTGACATGACATCATGCTGGGATGGAGTGAGAAACTATCAG GCACGGAACATCTTGCGGGACCAGATGAAGGTCGGCCACCAGTGCTTCTTCTACCACAGCAATTGCAAGACTCCTGGAATAGTTGGCATTGTCGAG GTTGTCAAGGAGGGTTACCCCGACCACACACAATTTGACAAGAAGGGTAATCACTATGACAG ACTTAGCACCACTGAAAAACCGAGGTGGTTCATGGTCGACGTAAAGTTTGTCCGCAAACTGGACCGCCAGATCACTTTGGCTGAACTGAAGACACTTCACGAGAAACATAAGTCTCAAAGTCCCAAGGGTCCTTTGGCAAACATGGCTCTAGTTGCGAGATCACGTCTTTCAGTGCAGCCAGTCAGGAAAG